One window of Ammospiza nelsoni isolate bAmmNel1 chromosome 12, bAmmNel1.pri, whole genome shotgun sequence genomic DNA carries:
- the ZHX3 gene encoding zinc fingers and homeoboxes protein 3, whose translation MASKRKSTTPCMIPVKTLVLQETEQDAGEDDHEGTQPEAPAEGPAASDAGASSSNNGALSNGHRGIADGDTYICKPCDFGSQDLHQFFGHLDSEHPDFSKEPAFACARCSFLANSHEGLSHHNAESHAGETGFVWRVVKQDTRTTVEQSPCEATSSHDLPGELPEEGADGQSEIIITKTPIMKIMKGKPEAKKIHTLKENVSSQLGGESEVKDGEHSFPNGSVPVSQPTASSSKSSHIVNGSIIGNVPVLQAGVAQLVSLQQQPPLHQQLPTSKSLPKVMIPLSSIPTYNAAMDSNSFLKNSFNKFPYPTKAELCYLTVVTKYPEEQLKIWFTAQRLKQGISWSPEEIEDARKKMFNTVIQSVPQPTITVLNTPLVANPGTVPHLIQATLPGHVVGQPEGTGGLLVTQPIMANGLKGTSSSFTLAVSSVPKPQPAGQHSTVNSSNTSGVKVVNSGQSLLTACPAISSQTFLDPNVYKNKKSHEQLSALKGSFCRNQFPGQAEVERLAKITGLSTKEIRKWFSDRRYHYRNVRGGRAVFPGDSALDSLPEITLDVPPRGAELSPAAMAATPAPHHPTRRQSWHQAPDFTPTKYKERAPEQLKALESSFAQNPLPAEEEVNRLRGETKMTRREIDSWFSERRKKKVAEENKKVEEVAQQEDEEAENGGGEGEDSSDEQRATSENGSVDASGSNPNSAERKVSPIKINLKNLRVTESDGKTEVPGTGANEKGDGSSSRPPTPPKTKLNFKKTAQQRHLLKQMFVQTQRPTNQEYDAIVSQTGLPRAEVIRWFGDSRYGYKNGQLKWYENYRRGLFPPGLVEVSPAGREVLEDYYEKHKGLREEDVPGLCERARLGAQQLKVWFAVKAEEEGRGCGPEAAGSWKAPCGAGAEASESSEAWEPGGQEGSAGSPDAPGPPPATGLETD comes from the exons ATGGCTAGCAAAAGGAAATCCACAACTCCCTGCATGATACCAGTAAAAACACTGGTGCTTCAGGAGACCGAGCAGGATGCTGGAGAAGATGATCATGAAGGAACACAACCAGAGGCTCCTGCAGAAGGACCAGCAGCGAGTGATgctggggccagcagcagcaacaacgGAGCTTTGTCCAACGGGCACCGCGGCATTGCCGACGGCGACACTTACATCTGCAAGCCTTGTGACTTTGGCTCTCAGGACCTTCACCAGTTCTTTGGGCACTTGGACTCTGAGCACCCAGACTTCAGCAAAGAGCCTGCATTTGCCTGTGCTAGGTGCAGCTTCCTGGCCAACAGCCACGAAGGGCTCTCGCACCACAACGCTGAGTCGCACGCCGGTGAGACCGGCTTTGTCTGGAGGGTGGTGAAGCAGGACACTCGTACAACCGTGGAGCAAAGTCCCTGTGAGGCCACCAGCAGCCATGACCTGCCAGGAGAGCTCCCTGAGGAAGGGGCAGATGGCCAGTCTGAAATTATCATTACCAAAACCCCTATCATGAAGATAATGAAGGGGAAACCCGAGGCCAAAAAAATCCACACGCTGAAGGAGAATGTGTCGAGTCAGTTGGGCGGTGAGTCAGAGGTGAAGGATGGAGAGCATTCATTCCCAAATGGGTCTGTGCCAGTCAGCCAGCCCACTGCAAGTTCATCAAAGTCATCCCACATAGTGAATGGCTCTATCATAGGAAACGTGCCTGTTCTGCAGGCGGGGGTTGCACAACttgtgtctctgcagcagcagcccccgtTGCATCAGCAGCTCCCTACATCCAAGTCCCTTCCCAAGGTGATGATCCCACTGAGCAGCATTCCCACATACAATGCTGCCATGGACTCCAACAGCTTCCTGAAAAACTCTTTCAACAAGTTCCCCTACCCCACCAAAGCTGAGCTCTGCTACTTGACCGTGGTGACCAAGTACCCAGAAGAGCAGCTGAAGATCTGGTTCACTGCCCAGAGGCTGAAGCAGGGCATTAGCTGGTCACCAGAGGAGATCGAAGATGCCAGGAAGAAGATGTTCAACACTGTTATCCAGTCTGTGCCACAACCCACCATTACAGTGCTGAACACGCCCCTGGTTGCAAATCCTGGGACCGTTCCCCATCTTATCCAGGCAACTTTACCAGGCCACGTGGTGGGGCAGCCAGAGGGGACGGGGGGGCTGCTGGTCACGCAGCCCATCATGGCAAACGGGTTGAAGGGCACCAGCTCCTCTTTCACCTTGGCAGTGAGTTCTGTCCCCAAGCCACAGCcggcagggcagcacagcaccgTGAACTCCAGCAACACCTCTGGGGTCAAGGTGGTCAACAGTGGCCAGTCCCTGCTCACCGCCTGCCCTGCCATCTCCTCGCAGACCTTCCTGGATCCCAATGTCTACAAAAACAAGAAGTCCCACGAGCAGCTCTCAGCCCTCAAAGGCAGCTTCTGCAGAAACCAGTtccctggccaggctgaggTCGAGCGGCTGGCAAAGATCACGGGCTTGTCCACCAAGGAGATCCGAAAATGGTTCAGCGACAGGAGGTACCACTACAGGAATGTGAGAGGCGGCCGGGCTGTCTTCCCTGGAGACAGTGCTCTTGATTCCCTGCCTGAGATCACCTTGGATGTCCCacccagaggagctgagctgagtcCTGCAGCGATGGCGGCTACGCCGGCCCCTCACCACCCAACACGGCGGCAGTCCTGGCACCAGGCACCTGACTTCACCCCAACCAAGTACAAGGAGCGAGCGCCGGAGCAGCTGAAGGCCCTGGAGAGCAGTTTTGCCCAAAATCCCCTTCCTGCCGAGGAAGAGGTGAACCGCCTGAGGGGGGAGACGAAGATGACACGGAGGGAGATCGACAGCTGGTTCTcggagaggaggaagaagaaggtggCGGAGGAGAATAAGAAAGTGGAGGAGGTGGCTCaacaggaggatgaggaggcagAGAATGGCGGCGGGGAAGGGGAAGACTCCTCGGATGAGCAGAGGGCCACGAGTGAGAACGGCTCAGTCGACGCCTCCGGCAGCAACCCCAACTCGGCGGAGCGGAAGGTGAGTCCCATCAAAATCAACCTGAAAAACCTGCGAGTGACCGAGTCCGACGGCAAAACCGAGGTACCGGGGACCGGCGCAAATGAAAAGGGGGACGGCAGCTCCAGCCGGCCGCCCACCCCTCCCAAAACCAAACTGAACTTCAAAAAAACGGCCCAGCAGCGGCATCTGCTGAAGCAAATGTTCGTGCAGACCCAGCGCCCCACGAACCAGGAGTATGATGCCATCGTGTCCCAGACGGGCCTGCCGCGGGCCGAGGTCATTCGCTGGTTCGGGGACAGCCGCTATGGCTACAAGAACGGGCAGCTGAAGTGGTATGAGAATTACCGGCGGGGGCTCTTCCCCCCGGGGCTGGTGGAGGTCAGCCCCGCCGGCCGGGAGGTGCTCGAGGACTACTACGAGAAGCACAAGGGGCTGCGGGAGGAGGACGTGCCCGGCCTCTGCGAGCGCGCCCGCCTCGGCGCCCAGCAGCTCAAGGTGTGGTTTGCGGTGAAggcggaggaggagggcaggggctgcggCCCCGAGGCGGCCGGCAGCTGGAAAGCGCCGTGCGGAGCCGGCGCGGAGGCCTCGGAGAGCAGCGAGGCGTGGGAGCCGGGCGGCCAGGAGGGCAGCGCCGGGAGCCCCGACGCCCCCGGGCCGCCGCCCGCCACAGGGCTGG AAACAGACTGA